In one window of Falco cherrug isolate bFalChe1 chromosome 10, bFalChe1.pri, whole genome shotgun sequence DNA:
- the TNKS1BP1 gene encoding 182 kDa tankyrase-1-binding protein isoform X1 — MASQPQPLCPALPCASATGSGGAGLVAGSPEKGTTRPKPPVRPKPRVLPKPAMPVKPSLPHPQLGPRHPRPALPSAEKMNRLAGPQPYGGSSSGGPLRRPSFTLKSPETPNGKGLPSPLVAAVEDPGLTPSEEVPPTPPTPSRKGPAPFKVTPVPVATKPERFPGTTVEEILAKMDSREGPGSPDRSRLSFFCPDPSSRFGSKTFTAFRRRPSGEADGAPSSEACQTPQPAVGKLGVGDDGHQTAEISSSPPASLSCAGDPRGRRRPPSPPDVSSRLALLCRGGSAPGLSPSGLSCLLRGSLSAGSPLSSWVPSAPLGPQGPPPARLRGLLSSLLSPPPRLPALLMPPQSSQPPAPRRWPLAPPNPRLGLQPRFRLPPSRPRVLPPLRPSPGSAPPVPLAPPTLPERDPLILPAPPALPNCPPEPPAPLALLRLLLSTQLPPAPPPELPAKASRPPGSPEGPDDSPLSPQSSEGPEFSPSPPSRDSGLRRSSEGVLQPPTAGQGMGELGGSLSALPRPGDPLSEPSLGSDSGWSLSQSFEWTFPLRGARRLASPPRSPIRETPDSGLSEEGESDGEDQGPCAPCSRGDSGSEEPGPVVAGSRAAEGASCPGGPVAQCEAEGSAEEEEEGEAERDTTVPCSTLCVTELVQDPAERKPPTQPSLPIEATPPDLAPPDPATAAHSVWVPAGDCPVNLQGPGGPRQAEGSSRVPDPHADPGWLTELLASPGPHAAGHGSPDAERPENLLGWSQKDLCSEFGIGRPHQAGTFDWTREAVARERDWPGEVERDREFGARSSWDSTRDGDRQDGPFGTARKDWGSDYKGTELMGEMRLSCSDWSNSHGMVEGCLQDQDFGAGKPKWGTGYGLGSASSREEMGPGKADWSSSYGVGHGQQRDEEPSSRQPSWAGRYGSGDPESQDSEIAPAWAGGYGTGDVAMDRELTPDWASKYSSRDAETKDKDFTLGWAGRSSTGGAATPDKEFGPGRQGWESKYSTRDMESQDREFSPSRPAWTSEYSTQEMESQDQEFSPSRPAWTGEYSTQEMESQDQEFSPSRPAWTGEYSTQEMESQDQEFSPSRPAEAGEYSTRDMESQDREFSPSRPAWTGEYSTQEMESQDREFSPSRLAEANEYSTRDVETQDEEFSPSRPAWASEYSSREVETQDSRFGLSRPAWDDEHGTGNMDTQDGEFSLSRTAWASEYSSADSKEEEREFSPGRLSWAGEHGIGQTDLADAFGVRKDDLPGSHVPEPPAQEPGWGSTHQQERSATDGRDWAEELGGAECHNQFGIIGTERVSGPSGTGASSDGLMSWAGGMRSGGLQEPLGDWHRDLSFSSSDATGCLGTGDAGGVVLGHTAWDQGLGNLPALDGSAQSREARLEEPGWSRDFDAAGWSVELHDAEAKRQEWVSAFGARCAARSRSFGVGEQRPGDGAASADSRSIRLSDPSPPLNDAPADPQLWSPVRVSRPALLGRRETPMRWLLPCRAPGPPLCCWRLLVEPCQIRRAKKPPWTTQMGRDQQAGRRSGSPWAPLSLRDPQTMLGRNSPFWRTWRSWTAACTAARPTWVASAGTGHRPFALGPPRKGTAGFSGTPQSPVQPPQ, encoded by the exons ATGGCCTCCCAGCCGCAGCCCCTGtgccctgccttgccctgcGCCTCTGCCACAGGCTCCGGGGGGGCTGGACTGGTGGCTGGCAGCCCTGAGAAAG GCACCACTCGCCCCAAGCCACCGGTCCGGCCTAAACCCCGTGTGCTGCCCAAGCCAGCTATGCCTGTGAAGCCCTCCCTGCCACATCCCCAACTGGGGCCACGGCACCCTCGCCCGGCACTGCCCTCTGCCGAGAAGATGAACCGCCTGGCAGGGCCCCAGCCCTATGGAGGGAGCAGCTCGGGGGGGCCCCTCCGGCGCCCCTCCTTCACCCTCAAGTCACCCGAGACCCCCAACGGGAAGGGGCTTCCATCTCCTCTGGTCGCAGCCGTGGAGGACCCGGGTTTGACCCCCAGTGAGGAGGTGCCCCCCACTCCACCGACCCCCTCCCGCAAGGGCCCAGCTCCTTTCAAGGTGACACCAGTGCCAGTGGCGACCAAACCAGAGCGATTTCCAGGCACCACCGTGGAGGAGATCCTGGCCAAAATGGACAGCAGGGAGGGCCCAGGGAGCCCAGACCGATCCCGGCTCTCGTTCTTTTGCCCTGATCCCTCCTCTCGCTTCGGCTCCAAGACCTTCACTGCCTTCCGGAGGCGTCCCAGTGGGGAGGCAGATGGAGCCCCCTCCAGCGAAGCCTGCCAGACACCCCAACCTGCGGTGGgcaagctgggggtgggggatgacGGACACCAGACTGCCGAGATAAG TAGCtcccccccagccagcctgaGCTGTGCCGGGGACCCCCGCGGACGTCGGAGGCCGCCTTCCCCCCCTGACGTGAGTTCTCGCCTCGCCCTCCTGTGCCGCGGTGGCTCCGCTCCTGGGCTCTCTCCTTCGGGGCTCTCCTGTCTCCTCCGGGGCTCCCTCTCTGCGGG ctctcctctctccagctgggTGCCCTCGGCCCCCCTGGGTCCCCAAGGCCCCCCACCTGCCCGGCTCCGGGGGCTCCTTTCCAGCCTGCTGAGCCCTCCGCCTCGGCTCCCGGCTCTCCTGATGCCCCCCCAGAGCTCCCAGCCCCCGGCTCCCCGACGCTGGCCCCTGGCTCCCCCGAATCCCCGGCTCGGCCTTCAGCCGAGGTTTCGGCTGCCTCCATCCAGGCCCCGGGTGCTCCCTCCTCTGCGGCCAAGCCCCGGCTCGGCACCTCCTGTTCCCCTGGCTCCCCCCACACTCCCGGAGAGGGATCCCTTGATactgccagcccccccagcactcCCGAATTGTCCCCCAGAGCCACCTGCCCCCCTGGCTCtcctgaggctgctgctgagtactcagctccccccagcccccccccccgagctCCCTGCTAAAGCCTCCCGTCCTCCGGGCTCCCCGGAGGGACCTGATGACTCCCCATTGTCCCCACAGTCCTCTGAGGGTCCTGAGTTcagcccctctcccccttcCAGGGACTCGGGGCTCCGGCGCTCTTCGGAGGGCGTGTTGCAGCCCCCCACAGCAGGGCAAGGcatgggagagctggggggctCACTGAGCGCTCTGCCCCGTCCCGGGGATCCGCTGTCAGAGCCGTCCCTGGGCAGCGATTCCGGTTGGAGCCTTTCTCAGTCCTTCGAGTGGACCTTCCCCTTGCGGGGGGCACGTCGGTTAGCATCCCCTCCCCGTTCCCCCATCCGGGAGACACCTGACTCGGGGCTTTCTGAAGAGGGCGAGTCGGACGGGGAGGACCAGGGCCCCTGTGCCCCATGCTCCCGGGGGGACAGTGGGTCTGAAGAGCCCGGCCCCGTCGTGGCTGGCAGCCGGGCAGCAGAAGGGGCTTCGTGTCCAGGGGGGCCCGTGGCCCAGTGCGAGGCCGAGGGCTcggcagaggaggaggaggaaggggaggcagAGCGGGATACCACCGTGCCCTGCTCCACTCTCTGCGTGACGGAGCTTGTCCAGGACCCAGCTGAGCGCAagccccccacccagcccagcctccccaTCGAGGCCACCCCGCCAGATCTGGCCCCACCGGATCCAGCCACTGCGGCCCACTCGGTGTGGGTGCCGGCTGGCGACTGCCCCGTGAACCTGCAGGGCCCTGGTGGGCCACGCCAGGCTGAAGGATCCTCGAGGGTCCCTGATCCCCACGCTGACCCGGGCTGGCTGACGGAGCTGCTGGCGTCGCCTGGGCCTCATGCTGCGGGCCACGGCTCTCCAGATGCAGAGAGGCCCGAG AACCTGCTCGGCTGGTCACAGAAGGACCTGTGCAGTGAGTTTGGCATCGGCAGACCTCACCAGGCTGGCACCTTTGACTGGACCCGTGAGGCTGTGGCCAGGGAAAGAGACTGGCCTGGTGAGGTGGAGCGGGACCGGGAGTTTGGGGCCAGATCAAGCTGGGACAGCACCAGGGATGGGGACCGGCAGGATGGGCCCTTTGGCACTGCCAGGAAGGACTGGGGCAGCGATTACAAAGGGACGGAGTTGATGGGGGAGATGAGACTGAGCTGCAGTGACTGGTCGAATTCCCATGGCATGGTGGAAGGCTGCCTGCAGGATCAAGACTTTGGTGCTGGCAAACCCAAGTGGGGCACAGGCTATGGCTTGGGCAGCGcgagcagcagggaggagatgGGCCCCGGGAAGGCTGACTGGAGCAGCAGCTATGGCGTGGGACATGGCCAGCAGCGGGATGAGGAGCCGAGCtccaggcagcccagctgggctggcaggtaTGGCTCCGGGGATCCTGAGAGCCAGGACAGCGAGATCGCACCTGCATGGGCTGGTGGATATGGCACCGGTGATGTGGCAATGGATAGGGAGCTCACCCCAGACTGGGCCAGTAAATACAGTAGCAGGGACGCTGAGACCAAGGACAAAGATTTTacgctgggctgggctggcagatCCAGCACTGGGGGCGCTGCGACCCCAGACAAGGAGTTTGGCCccggcaggcagggctgggagagcaaATACAGCACCAGGGACATGGAGAGCCAGGACCGGGAGTTCAGCCCCAGCAGACCAGCTTGGACTAGTGAATATAGCACCCAAGAGATGGAGAGCCAGGACCAGGAGTTCAGCCCCAGCAGACCAGCTTGGACTGGTGAATACAGCACCCAAGAGATGGAGAGCCAGGACCAGGAGTTCAGCCCCAGCAGACCAGCTTGGACTGGTGAATACAGCACCCAAGAGATGGAGAGCCAGGACCAGGAGTTCAGCCCCAGCAGGCCAGCTGAGGCTGGTGAATACAGCACCAGGGACATGGAAAGCCAGGACCGGGAGTTCAGCCCCAGCAGACCAGCTTGGACTGGTGAATACAGCACCCAAGAGATGGAGAGCCAGGACCGGGAGTTCAGCCCCAGCAGGCTGGCCGAAGCCAATGAGTACAGCACCAGGGATGTGGAGACCCAGGATGAGGAGTTCAGCCCCAGCAGACCAGCCTGGGCCAGCGAgtacagcagcagagaggtgGAGACCCAGGACAGCAGGTTCGGCCTCAGCAGACCAGCCTGGGATGATGAGCACGGCACCGGGAACATGGACACACAGGATGGCGAGTTTAGTCTCAGCAGAACGGCCTGGGCCAGCGAgtacagctctgcagacagcaaagaggaagaaagagagttTAGTCCTGGCcggctgagctgggctggtgaACACGGCATTGGCCAGACTGACCTGGCTGATGCTTTTGGTGTTAGGAAAGATGACCTGCCTGGCTCCCATGTCCCTGAGCCCCCGGCCCaggagcctggctggggcagcacccaccagcaGGAGCGCAGTGCCACCGACGGCAGGGATTGGGCTGAAGAGCTTGGAGGAGCTGAGTGCCACAACCAATTTGGCATCATTGGGACAGAGCGAGTGTCAGGTCCCTCCGGCACTGGAGCATCATCAGATGGCTTGATGTCCTGGGCTGGTGGGATGAGGTCCGGGGGCCTGCAGGAGCCCCTGGGAGACTGGCACAGGGATCTCTCCTTCAGCAGCTCGGATGCCACTGGCTGCCTGGGTACTGGTGATGCTGGCGGGGTTGTGCTGGGGCATACGGCTTGGGATCAGGGCCTGGGCAACCTGCCTGCCCTGGACGGCTCTGCCCAGTCCCGGGAGGCCAGGCTGGAAGAGCCGGGCTGGAGCCGGGACTTTGACGCAGCTGGCTGGAGCGTGGAGCTGCACGATGCCGAGGCCAAGCGCCAGGAGTGGGTTAGTGCGTTCGGTGCTCGCTGTGCGGCCCGGAGCCGGAGCTTCGGTGTCGGAGAGCAGAGACCAGGAGATGGTGCTGCCTCAGCGGACAG CAGAAGCATCCGTCTCTCAGACCCCAGTCCACCATTGAATGATGCTCCAGCTGACCCTCAGCTGTGGAGCCCAGTGAGAGTGAGCCgtccagccctgctggggaggagagagacCCCCATGAGatggctgctgccctgcagagccccagggcctcccctctgctgctggaggctgctggtggAACCCTGCCAGATACGGAGAGCGAAGAAGCCCCCTTGGACCACCCAGATGGGAAGAGACCAGCAAGCTGGGAGGAGAAGCGGCTCTCCCTGGGCACCCCTCAGTCTGAGGGACCCACAGACCATGCTGGGCAGGAATTCACCTTTCTGGAG GACATGGAGGTCCTGGACAGCAGCATGTACCGCAGCAAGGCCAACCTGGGTCGCAAGCGCAGGCACCGGGCACCGGCCCTTCGCCCTGGGGCCACCTCGGAAGGGGACAGCTGGATTTTCCGGGACTCCACAG agccccgtccagccccCCCAGTAG
- the TNKS1BP1 gene encoding 182 kDa tankyrase-1-binding protein isoform X3: MASQPQPLCPALPCASATGSGGAGLVAGSPEKGTTRPKPPVRPKPRVLPKPAMPVKPSLPHPQLGPRHPRPALPSAEKMNRLAGPQPYGGSSSGGPLRRPSFTLKSPETPNGKGLPSPLVAAVEDPGLTPSEEVPPTPPTPSRKGPAPFKVTPVPVATKPERFPGTTVEEILAKMDSREGPGSPDRSRLSFFCPDPSSRFGSKTFTAFRRRPSGEADGAPSSEACQTPQPAVGKLGVGDDGHQTAEISSPPASLSCAGDPRGRRRPPSPPDVSSRLALLCRGGSAPGLSPSGLSCLLRGSLSAGSPLSSWVPSAPLGPQGPPPARLRGLLSSLLSPPPRLPALLMPPQSSQPPAPRRWPLAPPNPRLGLQPRFRLPPSRPRVLPPLRPSPGSAPPVPLAPPTLPERDPLILPAPPALPNCPPEPPAPLALLRLLLSTQLPPAPPPELPAKASRPPGSPEGPDDSPLSPQSSEGPEFSPSPPSRDSGLRRSSEGVLQPPTAGQGMGELGGSLSALPRPGDPLSEPSLGSDSGWSLSQSFEWTFPLRGARRLASPPRSPIRETPDSGLSEEGESDGEDQGPCAPCSRGDSGSEEPGPVVAGSRAAEGASCPGGPVAQCEAEGSAEEEEEGEAERDTTVPCSTLCVTELVQDPAERKPPTQPSLPIEATPPDLAPPDPATAAHSVWVPAGDCPVNLQGPGGPRQAEGSSRVPDPHADPGWLTELLASPGPHAAGHGSPDAERPENLLGWSQKDLCSEFGIGRPHQAGTFDWTREAVARERDWPGEVERDREFGARSSWDSTRDGDRQDGPFGTARKDWGSDYKGTELMGEMRLSCSDWSNSHGMVEGCLQDQDFGAGKPKWGTGYGLGSASSREEMGPGKADWSSSYGVGHGQQRDEEPSSRQPSWAGRYGSGDPESQDSEIAPAWAGGYGTGDVAMDRELTPDWASKYSSRDAETKDKDFTLGWAGRSSTGGAATPDKEFGPGRQGWESKYSTRDMESQDREFSPSRPAWTSEYSTQEMESQDQEFSPSRPAWTGEYSTQEMESQDQEFSPSRPAWTGEYSTQEMESQDQEFSPSRPAEAGEYSTRDMESQDREFSPSRPAWTGEYSTQEMESQDREFSPSRLAEANEYSTRDVETQDEEFSPSRPAWASEYSSREVETQDSRFGLSRPAWDDEHGTGNMDTQDGEFSLSRTAWASEYSSADSKEEEREFSPGRLSWAGEHGIGQTDLADAFGVRKDDLPGSHVPEPPAQEPGWGSTHQQERSATDGRDWAEELGGAECHNQFGIIGTERVSGPSGTGASSDGLMSWAGGMRSGGLQEPLGDWHRDLSFSSSDATGCLGTGDAGGVVLGHTAWDQGLGNLPALDGSAQSREARLEEPGWSRDFDAAGWSVELHDAEAKRQEWVSAFGARCAARSRSFGVGEQRPGDGAASADSRSIRLSDPSPPLNDAPADPQLWSPVRVSRPALLGRRETPMRWLLPCRAPGPPLCCWRLLVEPCQIRRAKKPPWTTQMGRDQQAGRRSGSPWAPLSLRDPQTMLGRNSPFWRTWRSWTAACTAARPTWVASAGTGHRPFALGPPRKGTAGFSGTPQSPVQPPQ, encoded by the exons ATGGCCTCCCAGCCGCAGCCCCTGtgccctgccttgccctgcGCCTCTGCCACAGGCTCCGGGGGGGCTGGACTGGTGGCTGGCAGCCCTGAGAAAG GCACCACTCGCCCCAAGCCACCGGTCCGGCCTAAACCCCGTGTGCTGCCCAAGCCAGCTATGCCTGTGAAGCCCTCCCTGCCACATCCCCAACTGGGGCCACGGCACCCTCGCCCGGCACTGCCCTCTGCCGAGAAGATGAACCGCCTGGCAGGGCCCCAGCCCTATGGAGGGAGCAGCTCGGGGGGGCCCCTCCGGCGCCCCTCCTTCACCCTCAAGTCACCCGAGACCCCCAACGGGAAGGGGCTTCCATCTCCTCTGGTCGCAGCCGTGGAGGACCCGGGTTTGACCCCCAGTGAGGAGGTGCCCCCCACTCCACCGACCCCCTCCCGCAAGGGCCCAGCTCCTTTCAAGGTGACACCAGTGCCAGTGGCGACCAAACCAGAGCGATTTCCAGGCACCACCGTGGAGGAGATCCTGGCCAAAATGGACAGCAGGGAGGGCCCAGGGAGCCCAGACCGATCCCGGCTCTCGTTCTTTTGCCCTGATCCCTCCTCTCGCTTCGGCTCCAAGACCTTCACTGCCTTCCGGAGGCGTCCCAGTGGGGAGGCAGATGGAGCCCCCTCCAGCGAAGCCTGCCAGACACCCCAACCTGCGGTGGgcaagctgggggtgggggatgacGGACACCAGACTGCCGAGATAAG CtcccccccagccagcctgaGCTGTGCCGGGGACCCCCGCGGACGTCGGAGGCCGCCTTCCCCCCCTGACGTGAGTTCTCGCCTCGCCCTCCTGTGCCGCGGTGGCTCCGCTCCTGGGCTCTCTCCTTCGGGGCTCTCCTGTCTCCTCCGGGGCTCCCTCTCTGCGGG ctctcctctctccagctgggTGCCCTCGGCCCCCCTGGGTCCCCAAGGCCCCCCACCTGCCCGGCTCCGGGGGCTCCTTTCCAGCCTGCTGAGCCCTCCGCCTCGGCTCCCGGCTCTCCTGATGCCCCCCCAGAGCTCCCAGCCCCCGGCTCCCCGACGCTGGCCCCTGGCTCCCCCGAATCCCCGGCTCGGCCTTCAGCCGAGGTTTCGGCTGCCTCCATCCAGGCCCCGGGTGCTCCCTCCTCTGCGGCCAAGCCCCGGCTCGGCACCTCCTGTTCCCCTGGCTCCCCCCACACTCCCGGAGAGGGATCCCTTGATactgccagcccccccagcactcCCGAATTGTCCCCCAGAGCCACCTGCCCCCCTGGCTCtcctgaggctgctgctgagtactcagctccccccagcccccccccccgagctCCCTGCTAAAGCCTCCCGTCCTCCGGGCTCCCCGGAGGGACCTGATGACTCCCCATTGTCCCCACAGTCCTCTGAGGGTCCTGAGTTcagcccctctcccccttcCAGGGACTCGGGGCTCCGGCGCTCTTCGGAGGGCGTGTTGCAGCCCCCCACAGCAGGGCAAGGcatgggagagctggggggctCACTGAGCGCTCTGCCCCGTCCCGGGGATCCGCTGTCAGAGCCGTCCCTGGGCAGCGATTCCGGTTGGAGCCTTTCTCAGTCCTTCGAGTGGACCTTCCCCTTGCGGGGGGCACGTCGGTTAGCATCCCCTCCCCGTTCCCCCATCCGGGAGACACCTGACTCGGGGCTTTCTGAAGAGGGCGAGTCGGACGGGGAGGACCAGGGCCCCTGTGCCCCATGCTCCCGGGGGGACAGTGGGTCTGAAGAGCCCGGCCCCGTCGTGGCTGGCAGCCGGGCAGCAGAAGGGGCTTCGTGTCCAGGGGGGCCCGTGGCCCAGTGCGAGGCCGAGGGCTcggcagaggaggaggaggaaggggaggcagAGCGGGATACCACCGTGCCCTGCTCCACTCTCTGCGTGACGGAGCTTGTCCAGGACCCAGCTGAGCGCAagccccccacccagcccagcctccccaTCGAGGCCACCCCGCCAGATCTGGCCCCACCGGATCCAGCCACTGCGGCCCACTCGGTGTGGGTGCCGGCTGGCGACTGCCCCGTGAACCTGCAGGGCCCTGGTGGGCCACGCCAGGCTGAAGGATCCTCGAGGGTCCCTGATCCCCACGCTGACCCGGGCTGGCTGACGGAGCTGCTGGCGTCGCCTGGGCCTCATGCTGCGGGCCACGGCTCTCCAGATGCAGAGAGGCCCGAG AACCTGCTCGGCTGGTCACAGAAGGACCTGTGCAGTGAGTTTGGCATCGGCAGACCTCACCAGGCTGGCACCTTTGACTGGACCCGTGAGGCTGTGGCCAGGGAAAGAGACTGGCCTGGTGAGGTGGAGCGGGACCGGGAGTTTGGGGCCAGATCAAGCTGGGACAGCACCAGGGATGGGGACCGGCAGGATGGGCCCTTTGGCACTGCCAGGAAGGACTGGGGCAGCGATTACAAAGGGACGGAGTTGATGGGGGAGATGAGACTGAGCTGCAGTGACTGGTCGAATTCCCATGGCATGGTGGAAGGCTGCCTGCAGGATCAAGACTTTGGTGCTGGCAAACCCAAGTGGGGCACAGGCTATGGCTTGGGCAGCGcgagcagcagggaggagatgGGCCCCGGGAAGGCTGACTGGAGCAGCAGCTATGGCGTGGGACATGGCCAGCAGCGGGATGAGGAGCCGAGCtccaggcagcccagctgggctggcaggtaTGGCTCCGGGGATCCTGAGAGCCAGGACAGCGAGATCGCACCTGCATGGGCTGGTGGATATGGCACCGGTGATGTGGCAATGGATAGGGAGCTCACCCCAGACTGGGCCAGTAAATACAGTAGCAGGGACGCTGAGACCAAGGACAAAGATTTTacgctgggctgggctggcagatCCAGCACTGGGGGCGCTGCGACCCCAGACAAGGAGTTTGGCCccggcaggcagggctgggagagcaaATACAGCACCAGGGACATGGAGAGCCAGGACCGGGAGTTCAGCCCCAGCAGACCAGCTTGGACTAGTGAATATAGCACCCAAGAGATGGAGAGCCAGGACCAGGAGTTCAGCCCCAGCAGACCAGCTTGGACTGGTGAATACAGCACCCAAGAGATGGAGAGCCAGGACCAGGAGTTCAGCCCCAGCAGACCAGCTTGGACTGGTGAATACAGCACCCAAGAGATGGAGAGCCAGGACCAGGAGTTCAGCCCCAGCAGGCCAGCTGAGGCTGGTGAATACAGCACCAGGGACATGGAAAGCCAGGACCGGGAGTTCAGCCCCAGCAGACCAGCTTGGACTGGTGAATACAGCACCCAAGAGATGGAGAGCCAGGACCGGGAGTTCAGCCCCAGCAGGCTGGCCGAAGCCAATGAGTACAGCACCAGGGATGTGGAGACCCAGGATGAGGAGTTCAGCCCCAGCAGACCAGCCTGGGCCAGCGAgtacagcagcagagaggtgGAGACCCAGGACAGCAGGTTCGGCCTCAGCAGACCAGCCTGGGATGATGAGCACGGCACCGGGAACATGGACACACAGGATGGCGAGTTTAGTCTCAGCAGAACGGCCTGGGCCAGCGAgtacagctctgcagacagcaaagaggaagaaagagagttTAGTCCTGGCcggctgagctgggctggtgaACACGGCATTGGCCAGACTGACCTGGCTGATGCTTTTGGTGTTAGGAAAGATGACCTGCCTGGCTCCCATGTCCCTGAGCCCCCGGCCCaggagcctggctggggcagcacccaccagcaGGAGCGCAGTGCCACCGACGGCAGGGATTGGGCTGAAGAGCTTGGAGGAGCTGAGTGCCACAACCAATTTGGCATCATTGGGACAGAGCGAGTGTCAGGTCCCTCCGGCACTGGAGCATCATCAGATGGCTTGATGTCCTGGGCTGGTGGGATGAGGTCCGGGGGCCTGCAGGAGCCCCTGGGAGACTGGCACAGGGATCTCTCCTTCAGCAGCTCGGATGCCACTGGCTGCCTGGGTACTGGTGATGCTGGCGGGGTTGTGCTGGGGCATACGGCTTGGGATCAGGGCCTGGGCAACCTGCCTGCCCTGGACGGCTCTGCCCAGTCCCGGGAGGCCAGGCTGGAAGAGCCGGGCTGGAGCCGGGACTTTGACGCAGCTGGCTGGAGCGTGGAGCTGCACGATGCCGAGGCCAAGCGCCAGGAGTGGGTTAGTGCGTTCGGTGCTCGCTGTGCGGCCCGGAGCCGGAGCTTCGGTGTCGGAGAGCAGAGACCAGGAGATGGTGCTGCCTCAGCGGACAG CAGAAGCATCCGTCTCTCAGACCCCAGTCCACCATTGAATGATGCTCCAGCTGACCCTCAGCTGTGGAGCCCAGTGAGAGTGAGCCgtccagccctgctggggaggagagagacCCCCATGAGatggctgctgccctgcagagccccagggcctcccctctgctgctggaggctgctggtggAACCCTGCCAGATACGGAGAGCGAAGAAGCCCCCTTGGACCACCCAGATGGGAAGAGACCAGCAAGCTGGGAGGAGAAGCGGCTCTCCCTGGGCACCCCTCAGTCTGAGGGACCCACAGACCATGCTGGGCAGGAATTCACCTTTCTGGAG GACATGGAGGTCCTGGACAGCAGCATGTACCGCAGCAAGGCCAACCTGGGTCGCAAGCGCAGGCACCGGGCACCGGCCCTTCGCCCTGGGGCCACCTCGGAAGGGGACAGCTGGATTTTCCGGGACTCCACAG agccccgtccagccccCCCAGTAG